Proteins encoded by one window of Maridesulfovibrio bastinii DSM 16055:
- a CDS encoding tetratricopeptide repeat protein, with protein MEQQNSTNELLGQFQDSVPDSIHPFLNFLLENAKLILGIVAAIIIIAAGYAIMQHSQQKALDQAASQLGAIMIQYHGADQIKQLEKFQTEAPSEMKNSVDLALARAYMDASQFDKAAAAWKDIAAKKDTFSSIAVIGQAKSLILGDKPDEAISLLQGLQSKTGETYKATINRLLASAAVMSGNNELAIQAYQALMTDNPTERMYYESKVAELKAKH; from the coding sequence ATGGAACAACAAAATTCCACAAACGAATTACTGGGACAGTTTCAGGACTCTGTACCTGACAGCATCCATCCTTTTCTGAATTTTCTGCTGGAAAACGCCAAGTTAATCCTCGGAATAGTTGCGGCAATTATCATTATCGCCGCCGGGTATGCCATCATGCAGCATTCTCAGCAGAAAGCCCTGGATCAGGCCGCAAGCCAGCTGGGAGCCATCATGATTCAGTACCACGGTGCTGATCAGATTAAACAGCTTGAAAAATTTCAGACTGAAGCTCCCAGTGAAATGAAAAACTCTGTTGATCTGGCTCTCGCCAGAGCATACATGGATGCCAGCCAGTTTGATAAAGCCGCAGCCGCATGGAAAGATATTGCCGCTAAAAAGGATACCTTTTCCAGTATTGCAGTTATCGGTCAGGCTAAAAGCCTGATCCTCGGTGATAAACCTGATGAAGCAATTTCACTTTTGCAGGGCCTGCAGTCCAAGACAGGCGAAACCTACAAGGCTACCATCAACAGGCTCCTTGCTTCCGCGGCTGTAATGTCCGGAAATAATGAACTTGCCATTCAAGCTTATCAGGCACTGATGACAGACAACCCTACTGAGCGCATGTACTACGAAAGCAAGGTTGCCGAACTCAAAGCCAAGCATTAA
- a CDS encoding heme lyase CcmF/NrfE family subunit: MHLTANLLLLAALLFALGAGGYGCLALFTGRKNTLDFLEKANLAIAGLITIASIILTIALVNRDYSFKYVYDHVDNLLPLFYTITGFWAGAEGSLLFWILSISIMGVIFARLPGFRQYSSETRLYYWVFFMVIQAFFLLILTNWSNPFLELVPIPSNGRGLNPLLRNPGMIFHPPLLFLGYAGFTSPAAIALASFISGEDRSWVKICRNWNITAWIFLTAGIILGGWWSYMELGWGGYWAWDPVENASLIPWLSATAFMHTAVIESRRNALGRTNIFLMSLTFMLSIFATYLVRSGVIQSLHAFGEGGVGLPLCIFMLGGIAVVAYVILIGSKKDTRMLSGLGSRQGMLVVAAWVLIALGLVVGLGTMWPVISKMWTSSPVGLDAKFYNRVCLPLFSLLILIFAICPWLDWKEGIHDKRGLSIVFVAFLAALGINYAAGLHNILALVTASAAIASLVGIVALFVFKPQMRRVSSTVGVYGIHIGLALVFLGIAWSGPNQTTVEAVLKKGESTQVGTYTLTYLRSNESQNMAMASVMAVLEVKENGKQVGILAPERRIYSGYPQPFAEVSVLPGLIDELYGVLLSYQPDGTATIKVSVNPLINWMWIGGTLMCLFGFIAFRKTIIKPEE, encoded by the coding sequence ATGCATTTGACAGCAAATCTGTTGCTGCTCGCCGCCTTGCTGTTTGCATTAGGGGCGGGGGGTTATGGATGTCTGGCTCTTTTTACAGGCAGAAAGAATACTCTTGATTTTCTGGAAAAAGCCAATCTGGCAATCGCAGGATTGATTACAATTGCCAGCATCATCCTGACTATTGCGCTGGTTAACCGGGATTATTCATTTAAATATGTTTATGACCATGTAGATAACCTGTTGCCCTTATTTTACACCATCACAGGTTTCTGGGCCGGAGCAGAAGGTTCCCTGCTGTTCTGGATACTTTCAATAAGTATTATGGGTGTAATTTTTGCCAGACTGCCCGGATTCAGACAATATTCCAGCGAGACCCGCCTATATTACTGGGTCTTTTTTATGGTTATTCAGGCCTTTTTCCTGTTAATTCTGACAAACTGGAGCAATCCTTTTCTGGAACTTGTCCCTATCCCGAGCAATGGACGAGGCCTGAATCCGCTGCTGAGAAATCCTGGAATGATTTTTCATCCTCCTTTGCTTTTCCTTGGTTATGCAGGCTTTACAAGTCCTGCCGCCATCGCTCTTGCCTCGTTTATTTCAGGAGAAGACCGCTCATGGGTTAAAATCTGTCGTAACTGGAATATCACAGCATGGATATTTCTTACCGCAGGCATCATTCTTGGTGGATGGTGGTCCTACATGGAACTTGGATGGGGCGGCTACTGGGCATGGGATCCAGTTGAGAATGCTTCACTGATTCCGTGGCTTTCAGCAACGGCTTTCATGCATACAGCTGTAATTGAGTCCAGAAGGAATGCTCTGGGTAGAACCAACATTTTCCTTATGAGTCTGACATTTATGCTGAGCATTTTTGCAACATACCTTGTAAGAAGCGGCGTTATCCAATCACTTCACGCTTTTGGTGAAGGTGGAGTCGGACTGCCGCTCTGCATTTTCATGTTAGGCGGAATTGCTGTTGTCGCTTATGTCATTCTTATTGGAAGTAAAAAAGATACCAGAATGTTATCCGGACTTGGAAGCAGGCAGGGAATGCTTGTTGTTGCTGCATGGGTACTTATCGCTCTGGGACTGGTCGTAGGTCTTGGAACCATGTGGCCGGTTATAAGTAAGATGTGGACATCGAGTCCTGTCGGTCTGGATGCCAAGTTCTATAACCGTGTCTGTCTGCCGCTGTTCTCACTGCTCATACTTATCTTTGCAATCTGCCCATGGCTTGACTGGAAAGAGGGTATTCATGACAAAAGAGGATTATCGATTGTCTTTGTAGCTTTTCTTGCTGCTCTGGGAATAAACTATGCAGCAGGACTGCATAATATCCTCGCCCTTGTCACTGCTTCAGCTGCGATAGCTTCTCTTGTGGGAATTGTTGCTTTATTTGTATTCAAACCACAAATGCGCAGAGTCAGTTCGACCGTCGGCGTTTATGGTATCCATATAGGTCTTGCACTTGTTTTTCTTGGTATAGCGTGGTCAGGACCAAATCAGACAACTGTGGAAGCTGTCCTCAAAAAGGGTGAGAGCACTCAGGTTGGAACCTATACTTTAACCTATCTTCGTTCCAATGAATCTCAAAATATGGCTATGGCCAGTGTCATGGCTGTTCTTGAGGTTAAAGAAAACGGTAAACAGGTTGGCATTCTTGCACCTGAAAGACGTATTTATAGCGGATATCCGCAACCATTTGCTGAAGTTTCAGTTCTTCCGGGATTGATTGATGAGCTCTACGGGGTTCTTCTAAGCTATCAGCCTGATGGGACAGCTACTATAAAAGTCAGTGTAAATCCGTTGATTAACTGGATGTGGATAGGCGGGACTCTAATGTGTCTGTTTGGTTTTATTGCGTTCAGAAAAACAATTATCAAACCTGAAGAGTAA
- a CDS encoding cytochrome c maturation protein CcmE, translating into MAGKSGKGVYIAALLLFLGGFGWLLYSGLSQDSVYFLNVSEALAMDQAQLKQARLFGKVGPKDISRHNGGLGVTFDLIDQQNESKLIRVDYKGAVPDAFKAGAEVIVEGNFLENFSFKANSLITKCPSKYKKENRTG; encoded by the coding sequence ATGGCCGGTAAAAGCGGAAAAGGAGTATATATAGCAGCATTACTGCTCTTTCTGGGCGGTTTTGGATGGTTGCTTTATTCCGGACTGTCTCAGGACAGTGTCTACTTTTTAAATGTGTCCGAAGCTCTGGCTATGGATCAGGCTCAATTGAAACAGGCCCGCCTTTTTGGAAAGGTCGGCCCCAAAGATATAAGTCGGCATAACGGCGGCCTTGGGGTTACCTTTGATCTTATTGACCAGCAGAATGAGTCAAAATTGATCCGGGTTGATTATAAGGGTGCTGTTCCCGATGCTTTTAAAGCTGGAGCTGAAGTAATTGTTGAAGGTAATTTTTTAGAAAATTTTTCCTTCAAGGCCAATTCGCTTATAACCAAGTGTCCGTCCAAATATAAAAAAGAAAATCGTACCGGTTGA
- the iorA gene encoding indolepyruvate ferredoxin oxidoreductase subunit alpha produces the protein MPHPLLADNEGSTHLLLGNEAIVRGALEAGIQVVTCYPGTPSSEVPDTFFRLSPDGKYYFEYSVNEKVALEVGGGAALAGAMTLTTMKHVGVNVAADPLMTLSYTGTPGGLVLLSADDPGCHSSQNEQDNRYYSRISGIPCFEPGTAQEAKDMTRDALRMSRELETPFILRTTTRINHLRGPVEFGSLKDLGKASGFKKNPSRFVPIPAFSRQMHVRLLERLEKLEALSEESVYNKISGNGKIGVIASGISRAYLADALADTGLESEVKILELGFTFPLPRKKLADFISSVDKVLVLEELEPFIENEIRIIAQKNGIKTEIIGKDDCKYLGYNGEYSTRCVTEALCDVTGRSIPEFKSCGTDENLPVRPPNLCAGCPHRASYFAVKKVFGEDAVYSSDIGCYTLGIVPPLAAADFLLCMGSSVSAGSGAAKAAGQTVVGFIGDSTFFHSGITGLVNAVYNRHDILLVVLDNSTTAMTGHQPHPGVDVSALGPNESKVDIEAVIKGCGVSQIRTVHPLNQKATLKALEELKEMTGVRVLIAKDPCPLFARRTLKKKPVQTAYVEKQSEEVERCMEELACPAFEKNENGIRINEILCSGCMVCLQVTKDIKARKRSS, from the coding sequence ATGCCCCATCCACTTCTTGCCGATAACGAAGGCAGCACACACCTTCTTCTGGGCAACGAGGCAATCGTCCGCGGAGCACTTGAAGCAGGTATTCAGGTTGTAACCTGTTACCCCGGAACACCTTCTTCAGAGGTTCCGGACACATTCTTTCGACTCTCACCAGATGGTAAGTATTACTTTGAGTACTCCGTTAACGAAAAAGTAGCTTTGGAAGTTGGTGGCGGAGCCGCTCTGGCCGGCGCAATGACCCTTACAACGATGAAACACGTTGGAGTCAATGTTGCTGCCGACCCCTTGATGACTCTGTCCTATACCGGAACCCCAGGCGGACTGGTTCTTCTTTCTGCTGATGATCCCGGCTGCCACTCCAGCCAGAACGAGCAGGATAATCGCTATTATTCAAGAATTTCCGGTATTCCATGTTTTGAGCCGGGTACGGCGCAGGAAGCTAAAGATATGACGCGTGATGCCCTTAGAATGTCACGCGAGCTTGAAACTCCCTTCATCCTGAGAACAACTACAAGGATCAACCATCTTCGCGGACCTGTGGAATTCGGTTCATTAAAAGATCTTGGAAAGGCTTCCGGTTTTAAAAAGAACCCTTCCAGATTCGTACCGATTCCTGCATTTTCAAGACAGATGCATGTAAGACTCCTTGAACGTCTGGAAAAACTTGAGGCTCTCTCAGAAGAATCGGTTTACAATAAAATCTCAGGTAACGGTAAGATAGGCGTTATCGCATCAGGTATCAGCAGAGCTTACCTCGCCGATGCCCTTGCAGACACAGGGCTTGAATCCGAAGTCAAAATTCTTGAGCTTGGATTTACATTCCCGTTGCCGCGTAAAAAACTTGCAGACTTTATTTCATCAGTCGACAAAGTTCTGGTTCTGGAAGAACTGGAACCGTTCATTGAAAATGAAATCAGAATCATTGCCCAGAAAAACGGCATAAAGACTGAAATCATCGGCAAGGACGACTGTAAATATCTCGGTTACAACGGAGAATACTCCACCCGCTGTGTAACCGAGGCTCTTTGTGATGTTACAGGCAGAAGCATACCTGAATTCAAAAGCTGTGGAACTGATGAAAATCTTCCTGTCAGGCCTCCGAACCTCTGTGCAGGTTGTCCTCACAGGGCAAGCTATTTTGCTGTAAAAAAAGTTTTCGGAGAGGATGCAGTTTATTCATCCGACATAGGATGTTATACTCTCGGCATTGTTCCCCCGCTGGCCGCAGCAGACTTCCTGCTTTGCATGGGATCATCCGTATCAGCCGGTTCAGGAGCAGCCAAAGCAGCCGGACAGACTGTTGTCGGCTTCATAGGTGACTCAACCTTTTTCCATTCCGGAATAACCGGACTGGTAAATGCGGTTTATAACAGGCATGACATACTGCTTGTAGTTCTGGATAACAGCACAACCGCTATGACCGGCCACCAGCCCCACCCCGGCGTTGACGTCAGTGCTCTTGGACCTAACGAATCCAAAGTTGATATCGAAGCCGTAATCAAGGGCTGTGGGGTATCACAGATTCGCACAGTGCATCCGCTTAACCAGAAAGCAACCTTAAAAGCTCTTGAAGAGCTAAAGGAAATGACTGGAGTAAGGGTTCTTATTGCTAAAGATCCATGTCCTCTGTTCGCCAGACGCACTCTTAAAAAGAAACCGGTTCAGACCGCATACGTTGAAAAACAGAGTGAAGAGGTTGAACGCTGCATGGAAGAACTGGCCTGCCCTGCTTTTGAAAAAAATGAAAACGGAATCAGAATAAATGAGATTCTGTGCTCAGGATGCATGGTTTGTCTACAGGTAACAAAAGACATCAAAGCCCGTAAAAGGAGCAGCTAA
- a CDS encoding indolepyruvate oxidoreductase subunit beta — MTARLRIFMTGVGGQGTLTATNLLAQAVLDAGLDVTAGEIHGMAQRGGVVESALLIGLKSPKIGHGEADILLGFEPLETLRALPYLKPGGTVLSSIDSIPPLSASTGKAEAPSLEAIQAKINECADKSYYIHCQELGIKAGAVQSGNIALLGALCATKAIPLTPEQLSETIKKAMKPKIAEINLKALELGVESVS, encoded by the coding sequence ATGACTGCACGTTTACGTATATTTATGACAGGCGTCGGAGGTCAGGGAACACTGACTGCGACCAATCTTCTGGCTCAAGCTGTTCTGGACGCTGGTCTGGATGTAACTGCTGGCGAAATCCACGGCATGGCCCAGCGCGGCGGAGTTGTTGAATCAGCTCTTCTTATCGGCCTGAAATCACCTAAAATCGGACACGGTGAAGCAGATATACTGTTAGGATTCGAGCCTCTCGAAACTCTCAGAGCTCTGCCGTATCTCAAGCCCGGTGGAACAGTGCTTTCAAGCATTGACAGCATCCCGCCTTTAAGTGCTTCTACAGGAAAGGCTGAAGCTCCATCCCTTGAAGCTATTCAGGCTAAAATCAATGAATGCGCGGACAAAAGCTACTACATTCATTGTCAGGAGCTGGGCATTAAAGCCGGAGCTGTTCAAAGCGGAAATATTGCCCTTCTTGGTGCTCTTTGCGCTACAAAAGCTATTCCTCTCACACCGGAACAGCTTTCTGAAACCATCAAAAAGGCAATGAAACCCAAAATTGCAGAAATCAACCTCAAGGCCCTTGAACTTGGAGTTGAATCTGTCAGCTAG
- a CDS encoding hemolysin family protein, which produces MFELVLAVVMATLISAFCSVSEAVFYSFSWSRIEKLTKAGSKAGKILGLLRSNIEKPITAILTLNTVANTAGASIAGAAWTSVYGADTLPWFAMGFTIIILIFSEILPKTIGVEYNEKLGPVLASPIKWMVVVFSPVIWVCGFMARSVSSGNSEPKTTEEDIRAIVSLTRKSGAIKPYEALSIANILSLDDKVVDQIMTPRTVVFSLPVDMTVGEAHAKYSAWPHSRIPVYEGDDPEDVVGVIYRRSVFEALADGLHDVTLADLMNPVRFVLDNISLDRLLVKFLESRMHLFVVLDEYGGMAGVVTLEDVMEEILGSEIVDETDQVVDMRELARIRRQELLACQTGDKKEKS; this is translated from the coding sequence ATGTTCGAGTTAGTTCTAGCCGTTGTCATGGCGACGCTTATATCAGCTTTTTGTTCTGTCAGTGAAGCTGTGTTTTATTCCTTTTCATGGAGTCGAATTGAAAAACTGACTAAAGCAGGCAGCAAAGCAGGAAAAATTTTAGGTCTGCTTCGTTCAAATATAGAAAAACCCATTACTGCAATCTTGACTTTAAACACCGTGGCTAATACTGCCGGAGCTTCAATCGCCGGCGCAGCCTGGACCTCGGTTTACGGTGCGGATACTTTACCGTGGTTTGCAATGGGATTTACTATAATTATTTTAATTTTTTCTGAAATATTACCGAAAACCATCGGTGTTGAATATAATGAGAAGCTTGGACCTGTCCTTGCCTCACCAATAAAATGGATGGTTGTTGTTTTTTCACCTGTAATATGGGTGTGCGGTTTTATGGCCCGCTCCGTCAGCAGCGGGAACAGTGAACCCAAAACAACAGAGGAAGATATTCGGGCAATTGTGAGCCTGACCAGAAAATCCGGAGCTATCAAACCTTATGAAGCCCTCTCAATAGCTAACATCCTTTCGTTGGATGATAAGGTTGTAGATCAGATTATGACTCCGAGGACTGTGGTCTTCTCTTTGCCTGTTGATATGACGGTAGGTGAGGCACATGCCAAATACAGTGCCTGGCCTCATAGCCGTATCCCCGTTTATGAGGGAGACGATCCTGAAGATGTTGTCGGAGTTATTTACAGACGCTCTGTGTTTGAAGCTCTGGCCGACGGCCTTCATGACGTGACTCTGGCCGACCTGATGAATCCGGTGCGTTTTGTACTTGATAACATCAGTCTGGACAGGTTGCTTGTGAAGTTTCTTGAAAGTCGTATGCACCTGTTTGTTGTGCTTGACGAGTATGGAGGCATGGCCGGTGTGGTAACTCTTGAGGATGTAATGGAAGAAATACTGGGCAGCGAAATCGTAGACGAAACCGATCAGGTTGTGGATATGAGAGAGCTTGCCAGAATACGGAGACAGGAACTTCTTGCCTGCCAGACAGGTGATAAGAAGGAAAAGTCTTGA
- a CDS encoding glycosyltransferase family 9 protein translates to MKNPDKHKIIFRLSALGDVVLTTGVLGYWARKYGWKFTVITKIENASILENNPFIEEIIALEKQDMGDLAWLKKAGQISAEYSGLDLIDLHKTLRSSILKLRWKGNAFEYSKYGFKRRLFNLSSCKFIEKKLCETNVPQRYALAVEKKAPKREELLPEIYLTENELEQAKDYIVKAGLKPGFTALHPYATHPDKTWPQEKWKDLISELENENIEWAVIGKDRNTLLPGTAADFTNMLSLRQTCAILKYAGVLVTGDSGPMHLASGVSTPVVSIFGPTSKAWGFYPCRKNDVVLEKDLPCRPCSLHGKNSCKKGRECLCSIETQEVVEAIKTVFRNK, encoded by the coding sequence ATGAAAAATCCAGACAAACACAAAATAATTTTCAGACTGAGTGCCCTCGGCGATGTTGTCCTGACCACAGGGGTACTTGGCTATTGGGCTCGTAAGTACGGATGGAAATTTACTGTAATAACCAAGATTGAAAATGCTTCCATACTGGAAAACAACCCTTTCATAGAAGAAATCATAGCACTTGAAAAACAGGATATGGGCGATCTGGCATGGCTGAAAAAGGCCGGACAGATTTCAGCTGAATACTCCGGTCTGGATTTAATAGATCTGCATAAAACCCTGCGCTCCTCCATTTTGAAATTACGCTGGAAAGGGAATGCTTTTGAGTATAGCAAATATGGATTTAAAAGAAGATTATTCAACCTCAGCTCGTGCAAATTTATAGAAAAAAAACTTTGTGAAACAAACGTGCCCCAGCGTTACGCTCTTGCTGTAGAGAAAAAAGCTCCCAAACGGGAAGAGCTGTTACCGGAAATATATCTTACTGAAAATGAGCTGGAACAAGCAAAAGACTATATTGTTAAAGCCGGTCTAAAACCCGGTTTTACAGCTCTGCATCCTTATGCAACCCATCCGGATAAAACATGGCCTCAGGAAAAATGGAAAGATTTAATTTCCGAGTTGGAAAATGAAAATATAGAGTGGGCAGTAATAGGAAAAGACCGGAATACTTTACTCCCCGGAACTGCTGCTGATTTTACCAATATGCTGTCTCTGAGACAGACATGTGCAATATTAAAATATGCCGGGGTTCTGGTTACCGGAGATTCCGGACCAATGCATCTGGCTTCCGGCGTCAGCACTCCTGTTGTGAGCATCTTCGGCCCAACATCAAAGGCGTGGGGATTTTATCCCTGCAGAAAAAATGATGTGGTGCTGGAGAAGGATCTTCCATGTAGACCATGCTCTTTGCACGGTAAAAATTCCTGTAAAAAGGGACGTGAGTGCCTGTGCTCTATAGAAACACAGGAAGTAGTCGAGGCAATCAAAACTGTTTTTAGAAATAAATAG
- the nadD gene encoding nicotinate (nicotinamide) nucleotide adenylyltransferase, translating to MKLGLFGGSFNPVHNTHIDVAKAVAEKLSLDKVLLVPAGAPYHKKTESMLSADIRYNLVRAAVEQDAVLGVSDLDLISDVPTYTVDTLKRAGVRYPDSELFFLMGQDSFETLHLWREWNLLGEMANLVVISRGDDPDAMKPIVDRLFPDAVSLGNGVFKFKSGYKLYIIDDLDFKISATQVRKEWLSGGDCSCLLPPAVLDMMNSIDGKISQSWESDC from the coding sequence ATGAAGTTAGGTCTGTTCGGGGGCAGTTTCAATCCTGTTCATAATACTCATATTGATGTTGCAAAAGCTGTTGCTGAAAAACTGTCTCTTGATAAAGTCCTGCTGGTTCCAGCCGGAGCCCCATATCATAAGAAAACCGAATCCATGCTTTCTGCGGACATTCGCTATAATCTTGTCAGGGCTGCTGTTGAGCAGGATGCAGTTCTAGGAGTTAGCGATCTTGACCTGATTTCAGATGTTCCGACCTACACGGTGGATACCTTAAAAAGGGCAGGGGTCAGATATCCTGATTCTGAATTGTTTTTTCTGATGGGGCAGGATTCTTTTGAGACTCTGCATTTATGGAGAGAGTGGAATCTGCTGGGTGAGATGGCGAATCTGGTTGTAATTAGCCGTGGAGATGATCCTGATGCAATGAAGCCCATTGTTGACAGACTTTTTCCCGATGCCGTTTCTCTTGGTAATGGTGTTTTTAAATTCAAGTCCGGGTATAAGCTGTATATTATTGATGATCTGGATTTCAAAATCAGTGCTACTCAGGTCAGAAAAGAATGGCTTAGCGGTGGTGACTGCTCCTGTCTGCTTCCCCCGGCAGTTTTGGATATGATGAATTCTATTGACGGAAAAATAAGTCAGAGCTGGGAATCAGACTGCTGA
- a CDS encoding glutamate-5-semialdehyde dehydrogenase: MNLSEQMLEIAKKGRKAARALSCAEGVDRDAAILELASILEEEKDFIFAENKKDLAAAKERGLDDARLQRLEITPAVLEYMINGCREVAAQTDPVGEIENMEKRPNGLMVGRMRIPLGVILMIYESRPNVTVDAAVLCLKAGNAIILRGGSEAIYSNIALASLLHKALDRAGLPVDAAQVIDTTDREAVSSLLKLEAFIDVAIPRGGEGLIRAVVEQATMPVLKHYKGVCHIFVDSSADISKAVDVVKNAKVQKPGVCNALECLLVHEDIAPEFLPALRDLIGDKVKFKACPKSIKYLGESAEPAGVEDWGYEFLDLILAVKVVSSQDEAEDHIAKYGSNHSEVILTENHSHAMKFIKEVDASMVGVNASTRFNDGGQLGLGAEIGISTSKLHSYGAMGARELTSTKFVVLGEWHVRN; this comes from the coding sequence ATGAATTTGTCTGAACAGATGCTTGAAATTGCCAAAAAAGGCAGAAAAGCCGCTCGCGCGCTTTCATGCGCTGAAGGTGTCGATAGAGATGCCGCTATTCTTGAGCTTGCTTCGATATTAGAGGAAGAAAAAGATTTTATTTTTGCTGAAAATAAAAAAGATCTGGCCGCAGCTAAAGAACGCGGTCTTGATGACGCCAGACTTCAGCGTCTTGAAATAACTCCAGCTGTTCTTGAATATATGATAAATGGATGCCGCGAAGTAGCTGCTCAGACAGACCCTGTCGGCGAAATTGAAAATATGGAAAAGCGTCCGAACGGACTTATGGTCGGACGGATGAGGATTCCCCTTGGCGTTATTCTCATGATATATGAATCACGCCCGAATGTTACAGTTGATGCAGCCGTGCTTTGTCTTAAAGCCGGTAATGCAATTATCCTGAGAGGTGGTTCTGAGGCAATTTATTCCAACATTGCTCTGGCCTCTTTGCTGCATAAGGCTCTGGACAGGGCCGGTCTTCCTGTTGACGCGGCTCAGGTTATTGACACAACTGATCGGGAGGCGGTGTCTAGCCTTCTTAAACTTGAAGCATTTATTGATGTTGCCATACCCAGAGGTGGCGAAGGACTTATCAGAGCTGTTGTTGAGCAGGCCACTATGCCTGTATTGAAGCACTACAAAGGTGTCTGCCATATATTTGTGGACAGCTCCGCAGATATCAGCAAAGCCGTTGACGTTGTAAAAAATGCCAAGGTCCAGAAGCCCGGTGTATGCAATGCTCTTGAATGCCTTCTGGTTCATGAAGATATTGCTCCTGAATTTCTTCCCGCCCTGAGAGATCTTATAGGGGATAAAGTTAAATTCAAGGCTTGCCCTAAGTCCATAAAGTATCTTGGTGAATCAGCTGAACCAGCAGGAGTGGAAGATTGGGGATATGAATTTCTTGATTTGATACTCGCTGTTAAAGTTGTTTCATCACAGGATGAAGCTGAGGATCATATTGCAAAGTACGGTTCCAATCACAGTGAAGTTATACTGACTGAAAATCATTCGCATGCAATGAAATTCATTAAAGAAGTTGATGCTTCAATGGTTGGAGTCAATGCCTCGACAAGATTCAATGATGGCGGGCAGCTCGGGCTGGGTGCCGAGATAGGAATCTCCACTTCAAAGCTGCATTCTTATGGAGCTATGGGAGCCAGAGAGCTTACAAGTACGAAATTTGTAGTTCTCGGAGAGTGGCACGTTCGCAACTGA
- a CDS encoding ABC transporter ATP-binding protein produces MPDSSNTVLTVRKAAKFFGTRLVFKGVSCDVKAGQILLVVGRNGAGKTTLLKIMAGLSRPSSGSVEMFTAPEKSAYLGHATFLYPRLSAVANLKFWASMYGLSPSNDVLMGLLKRVGLERAAEEKAGSFSRGMAQRLNLARVFLINPDLIFLDEPGTGLDQSSLKLLRDEIVGFRDRGSAVVWISHDVRLDCGLADMVLGLSSKKQGYFGPSSEFDPSLILGVDAC; encoded by the coding sequence ATGCCTGACTCCTCTAATACAGTTCTAACGGTCCGTAAGGCAGCCAAATTCTTTGGCACACGCCTTGTTTTTAAAGGCGTGAGCTGTGATGTAAAAGCTGGTCAGATATTATTGGTTGTTGGCAGAAACGGTGCCGGAAAAACGACGCTGCTCAAGATTATGGCTGGTCTTTCCAGACCTTCTTCAGGAAGTGTTGAAATGTTTACAGCTCCTGAAAAGTCAGCATACCTTGGGCATGCAACCTTTTTGTATCCGCGTCTTTCGGCAGTTGCCAATCTGAAATTCTGGGCGTCAATGTATGGATTGTCCCCATCAAATGACGTTCTTATGGGATTACTTAAACGGGTTGGACTTGAGAGGGCAGCAGAAGAAAAAGCAGGATCTTTTTCTCGTGGAATGGCTCAGCGTTTAAATCTGGCGCGGGTTTTTTTGATAAATCCTGATCTTATTTTTCTGGATGAACCGGGAACTGGGCTTGATCAGTCTTCACTGAAGCTTCTTCGTGATGAAATCGTTGGATTTCGTGATCGAGGCTCGGCAGTGGTGTGGATAAGCCATGATGTCAGACTGGATTGCGGTCTTGCCGACATGGTACTGGGATTATCTTCGAAAAAGCAGGGCTATTTCGGTCCTTCTTCAGAGTTTGATCCCTCCCTTATCCTTGGAGTGGACGCATGTTAA